One window from the genome of Ovis canadensis isolate MfBH-ARS-UI-01 breed Bighorn chromosome 21, ARS-UI_OviCan_v2, whole genome shotgun sequence encodes:
- the SF1 gene encoding splicing factor 1 isoform X13, translating into MATGANATPLGKLGPPGLPPLPGPKGGFEPGPPTAPGPGAGLLVSGPLPPPPVGSVGALTAAFPFAALPPPPPPPPPPPPPQQPPPPPPPPSSGSSYSPPQPPPPPPLYQRVSPPQPPPPQPPRQDQQPGPTGGGGDFPSKKRKRSRWNQDTMEQKTVIPGMPTVIPPGLTREQERAYIVQLQIEDLTRKLRTGDLGIPPNPEDRSPSPEPIYNSEGKRLNTREFRTRKKLEEERHNLITEMVALNPDFKPPADYKPPATRVSDKVMIPQDEYPEINFVGLLIGPRGNTLKNIEKECNAKIMIRGKGSVKEGKVGRKDGQMLPGEDEPLHALVTANTMENVKKAVEQIRNILKQGIETPEDQNDLRKMQLRELARLNGTLREDDNRILRPWQSSETRSITNTTVCTKCGGAGHIASDCKFQRPGDPQSAQDKARMDKEYLSLMAELGEAPVPASVGSTSGPATTPLASAPRPAAPANNPPPPSRPPWMNSGPSESRPYHGMHGGGPGGPGGGPHSFPHPLPSLTGGHGGHPMQHNPNGPPPPWMQPPPPPMNQGPHPPGHHGPPPMVPGKYACGLWGLSPASRKRYDAAATYGHDAAAAAASQWAASAPSLWSSSPMAAAAAAASATPSAQQQYGFQYPLAMAAKIPPRGGDGPSHESEDFPRPLVTLPGRQPQQRPWWTGWFGKAA; encoded by the exons ATGGCGACCGGAGCGAACGCTACGCCGCTGGGTAAGCTGGgccccccaggcctccctcccctccctggccccAAAGGGGGCTTCGAGCCGGGACCACCGACTGCCCCCGGGCCTGGGGCGGGGCTGCTGGTGTCCGGGCCGCTGCCGCCCCCGCCCGTGGGCTCGGTGGGGGCCCTGACCGCGGCCTTCCCCTTTGCGGCgctaccgccgccgccgccgccgccgccgccccccccgcctccccagcagccgccgccgccgccaccgcccccCTCCTCGGGCTCCTCGTACTCGCCGCCGCAGCCGCCCCCTCCGCCGCCGCTCTACCAGCGCGTGTCGCCACCACAGCCACCGCCACCCCAGCCGCCGCGTCAGGACCAGCAGCCGGGCCCGACCGGCGGCGGAGGAG ACTTCCCCAGTAAGAAGCGGAAGAGGAGCCGCTGGAATCAAGACACAATGGAACAGAAGACGGTGATTCCAGGAATGCCTACAGTCATCCCCCCTGGACTTACTCGGGAACAAGAAAGAGCTTATATAG TGCAACTGCAGATAGAAGACCTGACTCGTAAACTGCGCACAGGAGACCTGGGCATCCCCCCTAACCCTGAGGACAG GTCCCCTTCCCCTGAGCCCATCTACAATAGTGAGGGGAAGAGGCTTAACACTCGCGAGTTCCGCACCCGCAAGAAACTTGAGGAGGAACGGCATAATCTCATCACGGAAATGGTTGCCCTCAACCCTGATTTCAAGCCTCCTGCAGATTACAA acCTCCAGCAACACGTGTGAGTGATAAAGTCATGATCCCACAAGATGAGTATCCAGAAATCAATTTTGTGGGGCTGCTGATTGGGCCAAG AGGGAACACCTTGAAGAACATAGAGAAGGAGTGTAATGCCAAGATCATGATCCGGGGGAAAGGTTCtgtgaaagaaggaaaagttGGGCGCAAAGATGGCCAGATGCTGCCGGGAGAAGATGAGCCACTTCATGCCCTGGTCACTGCCAATACCATGGAGAATGTGAAGAAAGCAGTAGAACAG ATAAGAAACATTCTGAAGCAGGGTATCGAGACTCCTGAGGACCAGAATGACCTACGGAAGATGCAACTTCGAGAGTTGGCTCGCTTGAATGGGACCCTTCGGGAAGATGATAACAG GATCTTAAGACCCTGGCAGAGCTCTGAGACCCGCAGCATTACCAATACCACAGTGTGTACCAAGTGTGGAGGGGCTGGCCACATTGCTTCCGATTGCAAGTTCCAAAG GCCTGGTGACCCCCAGTCAGCTCAGGATAAAGCACGGATGGATAAAGAATACTTGTCCCTCATGGCTGAACTGGGGGAGGCACCTGTGCCCGCATCTGTGGGCTCCACGTCTGGGCCTGCCACCACACCACTGGCCAGTGCACCTCGGCCTGCTGCTCCCGCCAACAACCCACCTCCGCCG AGCCGCCCACCCTGGATGAATTCCGGCCCGTCGGAGAGTCGACCCTACCATGGCATGCACGGAGGTGGCCCTGGTGGGCCCGGAGGTGGTCCCCACAGCTTCCCACACCCGCTGCCCAGCCTCACAGGTGGGCATGGTGGACATCCCATGCAGCACAACCCTAATGGACCCCCGCCCCCCTGGATGCAGCCCCCACCACCACCGATGAACCAGGGCCCCCACCCACCTGGGCACCATGGCCCTCCTCCAATGG TACCTGGGAAGTACGCCTGTGGGCTCTGGGGTCTATCGCCTGCATCAAGGAAAAG GTATGATGCCGCCGCCACCTATGGGCATgatgccgccgccgccgccgcctcccagTGGGCAGCCTCCGCCCCCTCCCTCTGGTCCTCTTCCCccatggcagcagcagcagcagcagcctccgcCACCCCCTCCGCCCAGCAGCAGTATGGCTTCCAGTACCCCCTTGCCATGGCAGCAAA GATCCCTCCCCGCGGCGGCGATGGCCCGAGCCATGAGAGTGAGGACTTTCCGCGCCCATTGGTGACCCTTCCAGGCAGACAGCCTCAGCAGCGCCCCTGGTGGACAGGATGGTTCGGCAAAGCAGCCTGA
- the SF1 gene encoding splicing factor 1 isoform X11 codes for MATGANATPLGKLGPPGLPPLPGPKGGFEPGPPTAPGPGAGLLVSGPLPPPPVGSVGALTAAFPFAALPPPPPPPPPPPPPQQPPPPPPPPSSGSSYSPPQPPPPPPLYQRVSPPQPPPPQPPRQDQQPGPTGGGGDFPSKKRKRSRWNQDTMEQKTVIPGMPTVIPPGLTREQERAYIVQLQIEDLTRKLRTGDLGIPPNPEDRSPSPEPIYNSEGKRLNTREFRTRKKLEEERHNLITEMVALNPDFKPPADYKPPATRVSDKVMIPQDEYPEINFVGLLIGPRGNTLKNIEKECNAKIMIRGKGSVKEGKVGRKDGQMLPGEDEPLHALVTANTMENVKKAVEQIRNILKQGIETPEDQNDLRKMQLRELARLNGTLREDDNRILRPWQSSETRSITNTTVCTKCGGAGHIASDCKFQRPGDPQSAQDKARMDKEYLSLMAELGEAPVPASVGSTSGPATTPLASAPRPAAPANNPPPPSLMSTTQSRPPWMNSGPSESRPYHGMHGGGPGGPGGGPHSFPHPLPSLTGGHGGHPMQHNPNGPPPPWMQPPPPPMNQGPHPPGHHGPPPMVPGKYACGLWGLSPASRKRYDAAATYGHDAAAAAASQWAASAPSLWSSSPMAAAAAAASATPSAQQQYGFQYPLAMAAKIPPRGGDGPSHESEDFPRPLVTLPGRQPQQRPWWTGWFGKAA; via the exons ATGGCGACCGGAGCGAACGCTACGCCGCTGGGTAAGCTGGgccccccaggcctccctcccctccctggccccAAAGGGGGCTTCGAGCCGGGACCACCGACTGCCCCCGGGCCTGGGGCGGGGCTGCTGGTGTCCGGGCCGCTGCCGCCCCCGCCCGTGGGCTCGGTGGGGGCCCTGACCGCGGCCTTCCCCTTTGCGGCgctaccgccgccgccgccgccgccgccgccccccccgcctccccagcagccgccgccgccgccaccgcccccCTCCTCGGGCTCCTCGTACTCGCCGCCGCAGCCGCCCCCTCCGCCGCCGCTCTACCAGCGCGTGTCGCCACCACAGCCACCGCCACCCCAGCCGCCGCGTCAGGACCAGCAGCCGGGCCCGACCGGCGGCGGAGGAG ACTTCCCCAGTAAGAAGCGGAAGAGGAGCCGCTGGAATCAAGACACAATGGAACAGAAGACGGTGATTCCAGGAATGCCTACAGTCATCCCCCCTGGACTTACTCGGGAACAAGAAAGAGCTTATATAG TGCAACTGCAGATAGAAGACCTGACTCGTAAACTGCGCACAGGAGACCTGGGCATCCCCCCTAACCCTGAGGACAG GTCCCCTTCCCCTGAGCCCATCTACAATAGTGAGGGGAAGAGGCTTAACACTCGCGAGTTCCGCACCCGCAAGAAACTTGAGGAGGAACGGCATAATCTCATCACGGAAATGGTTGCCCTCAACCCTGATTTCAAGCCTCCTGCAGATTACAA acCTCCAGCAACACGTGTGAGTGATAAAGTCATGATCCCACAAGATGAGTATCCAGAAATCAATTTTGTGGGGCTGCTGATTGGGCCAAG AGGGAACACCTTGAAGAACATAGAGAAGGAGTGTAATGCCAAGATCATGATCCGGGGGAAAGGTTCtgtgaaagaaggaaaagttGGGCGCAAAGATGGCCAGATGCTGCCGGGAGAAGATGAGCCACTTCATGCCCTGGTCACTGCCAATACCATGGAGAATGTGAAGAAAGCAGTAGAACAG ATAAGAAACATTCTGAAGCAGGGTATCGAGACTCCTGAGGACCAGAATGACCTACGGAAGATGCAACTTCGAGAGTTGGCTCGCTTGAATGGGACCCTTCGGGAAGATGATAACAG GATCTTAAGACCCTGGCAGAGCTCTGAGACCCGCAGCATTACCAATACCACAGTGTGTACCAAGTGTGGAGGGGCTGGCCACATTGCTTCCGATTGCAAGTTCCAAAG GCCTGGTGACCCCCAGTCAGCTCAGGATAAAGCACGGATGGATAAAGAATACTTGTCCCTCATGGCTGAACTGGGGGAGGCACCTGTGCCCGCATCTGTGGGCTCCACGTCTGGGCCTGCCACCACACCACTGGCCAGTGCACCTCGGCCTGCTGCTCCCGCCAACAACCCACCTCCGCCG TCTCTCATGTCCACTACCCAGAGCCGCCCACCCTGGATGAATTCCGGCCCGTCGGAGAGTCGACCCTACCATGGCATGCACGGAGGTGGCCCTGGTGGGCCCGGAGGTGGTCCCCACAGCTTCCCACACCCGCTGCCCAGCCTCACAGGTGGGCATGGTGGACATCCCATGCAGCACAACCCTAATGGACCCCCGCCCCCCTGGATGCAGCCCCCACCACCACCGATGAACCAGGGCCCCCACCCACCTGGGCACCATGGCCCTCCTCCAATGG TACCTGGGAAGTACGCCTGTGGGCTCTGGGGTCTATCGCCTGCATCAAGGAAAAG GTATGATGCCGCCGCCACCTATGGGCATgatgccgccgccgccgccgcctcccagTGGGCAGCCTCCGCCCCCTCCCTCTGGTCCTCTTCCCccatggcagcagcagcagcagcagcctccgcCACCCCCTCCGCCCAGCAGCAGTATGGCTTCCAGTACCCCCTTGCCATGGCAGCAAA GATCCCTCCCCGCGGCGGCGATGGCCCGAGCCATGAGAGTGAGGACTTTCCGCGCCCATTGGTGACCCTTCCAGGCAGACAGCCTCAGCAGCGCCCCTGGTGGACAGGATGGTTCGGCAAAGCAGCCTGA
- the SF1 gene encoding splicing factor 1 isoform X2, with product MATGANATPLGKLGPPGLPPLPGPKGGFEPGPPTAPGPGAGLLVSGPLPPPPVGSVGALTAAFPFAALPPPPPPPPPPPPPQQPPPPPPPPSSGSSYSPPQPPPPPPLYQRVSPPQPPPPQPPRQDQQPGPTGGGGDFPSKKRKRSRWNQDTMEQKTVIPGMPTVIPPGLTREQERAYIVQLQIEDLTRKLRTGDLGIPPNPEDRSPSPEPIYNSEGKRLNTREFRTRKKLEEERHNLITEMVALNPDFKPPADYKPPATRVSDKVMIPQDEYPEINFVGLLIGPRGNTLKNIEKECNAKIMIRGKGSVKEGKVGRKDGQMLPGEDEPLHALVTANTMENVKKAVEQIRNILKQGIETPEDQNDLRKMQLRELARLNGTLREDDNRILRPWQSSETRSITNTTVCTKCGGAGHIASDCKFQRPGDPQSAQDKARMDKEYLSLMAELGEAPVPASVGSTSGPATTPLASAPRPAAPANNPPPPSLMSTTQSRPPWMNSGPSESRPYHGMHGGGPGGPGGGPHSFPHPLPSLTGGHGGHPMQHNPNGPPPPWMQPPPPPMNQGPHPPGHHGPPPMDQYLGSTPVGSGVYRLHQGKGMMPPPPMGMMPPPPPPPSGQPPPPPSGPLPPWQQQQQQPPPPPPPSSSMASSTPLPWQQNTTTTTTSAGTGSIPPWQQQQAAAAASPGAPQMQGNPTMVPLPPGVQPPLPPGAPPPPPPPPPGSAGMMIPPRGGDGPSHESEDFPRPLVTLPGRQPQQRPWWTGWFGKAA from the exons ATGGCGACCGGAGCGAACGCTACGCCGCTGGGTAAGCTGGgccccccaggcctccctcccctccctggccccAAAGGGGGCTTCGAGCCGGGACCACCGACTGCCCCCGGGCCTGGGGCGGGGCTGCTGGTGTCCGGGCCGCTGCCGCCCCCGCCCGTGGGCTCGGTGGGGGCCCTGACCGCGGCCTTCCCCTTTGCGGCgctaccgccgccgccgccgccgccgccgccccccccgcctccccagcagccgccgccgccgccaccgcccccCTCCTCGGGCTCCTCGTACTCGCCGCCGCAGCCGCCCCCTCCGCCGCCGCTCTACCAGCGCGTGTCGCCACCACAGCCACCGCCACCCCAGCCGCCGCGTCAGGACCAGCAGCCGGGCCCGACCGGCGGCGGAGGAG ACTTCCCCAGTAAGAAGCGGAAGAGGAGCCGCTGGAATCAAGACACAATGGAACAGAAGACGGTGATTCCAGGAATGCCTACAGTCATCCCCCCTGGACTTACTCGGGAACAAGAAAGAGCTTATATAG TGCAACTGCAGATAGAAGACCTGACTCGTAAACTGCGCACAGGAGACCTGGGCATCCCCCCTAACCCTGAGGACAG GTCCCCTTCCCCTGAGCCCATCTACAATAGTGAGGGGAAGAGGCTTAACACTCGCGAGTTCCGCACCCGCAAGAAACTTGAGGAGGAACGGCATAATCTCATCACGGAAATGGTTGCCCTCAACCCTGATTTCAAGCCTCCTGCAGATTACAA acCTCCAGCAACACGTGTGAGTGATAAAGTCATGATCCCACAAGATGAGTATCCAGAAATCAATTTTGTGGGGCTGCTGATTGGGCCAAG AGGGAACACCTTGAAGAACATAGAGAAGGAGTGTAATGCCAAGATCATGATCCGGGGGAAAGGTTCtgtgaaagaaggaaaagttGGGCGCAAAGATGGCCAGATGCTGCCGGGAGAAGATGAGCCACTTCATGCCCTGGTCACTGCCAATACCATGGAGAATGTGAAGAAAGCAGTAGAACAG ATAAGAAACATTCTGAAGCAGGGTATCGAGACTCCTGAGGACCAGAATGACCTACGGAAGATGCAACTTCGAGAGTTGGCTCGCTTGAATGGGACCCTTCGGGAAGATGATAACAG GATCTTAAGACCCTGGCAGAGCTCTGAGACCCGCAGCATTACCAATACCACAGTGTGTACCAAGTGTGGAGGGGCTGGCCACATTGCTTCCGATTGCAAGTTCCAAAG GCCTGGTGACCCCCAGTCAGCTCAGGATAAAGCACGGATGGATAAAGAATACTTGTCCCTCATGGCTGAACTGGGGGAGGCACCTGTGCCCGCATCTGTGGGCTCCACGTCTGGGCCTGCCACCACACCACTGGCCAGTGCACCTCGGCCTGCTGCTCCCGCCAACAACCCACCTCCGCCG TCTCTCATGTCCACTACCCAGAGCCGCCCACCCTGGATGAATTCCGGCCCGTCGGAGAGTCGACCCTACCATGGCATGCACGGAGGTGGCCCTGGTGGGCCCGGAGGTGGTCCCCACAGCTTCCCACACCCGCTGCCCAGCCTCACAGGTGGGCATGGTGGACATCCCATGCAGCACAACCCTAATGGACCCCCGCCCCCCTGGATGCAGCCCCCACCACCACCGATGAACCAGGGCCCCCACCCACCTGGGCACCATGGCCCTCCTCCAATGG ATCAGTACCTGGGAAGTACGCCTGTGGGCTCTGGGGTCTATCGCCTGCATCAAGGAAAAG GTATGATGCCGCCGCCACCTATGGGCATgatgccgccgccgccgccgcctcccagTGGGCAGCCTCCGCCCCCTCCCTCTGGTCCTCTTCCCccatggcagcagcagcagcagcagcctccgcCACCCCCTCCGCCCAGCAGCAGTATGGCTTCCAGTACCCCCTTGCCATGGCAGCAAA ATACGACGACTACCACCACGAGCGCTGGCACAGGGTCCATCCCGCCATGGCAACAGCAGCAGGCGGCTGCCGCAGCTTCTCCAGGAGCCCCTCAGATGCAAGGCAACCCCACTATGGTGCCCCTGCCCCCAGGGGTCCAGCCGCCTCTGCCGCCCGGGGCCCCTCCCCCTCCGCCGCCTCCGCCGCCTGGTTCCGCCGGCATGAT GATCCCTCCCCGCGGCGGCGATGGCCCGAGCCATGAGAGTGAGGACTTTCCGCGCCCATTGGTGACCCTTCCAGGCAGACAGCCTCAGCAGCGCCCCTGGTGGACAGGATGGTTCGGCAAAGCAGCCTGA
- the SF1 gene encoding splicing factor 1 isoform X21 — MATGANATPLDFPSKKRKRSRWNQDTMEQKTVIPGMPTVIPPGLTREQERAYIVQLQIEDLTRKLRTGDLGIPPNPEDRSPSPEPIYNSEGKRLNTREFRTRKKLEEERHNLITEMVALNPDFKPPADYKPPATRVSDKVMIPQDEYPEINFVGLLIGPRGNTLKNIEKECNAKIMIRGKGSVKEGKVGRKDGQMLPGEDEPLHALVTANTMENVKKAVEQIRNILKQGIETPEDQNDLRKMQLRELARLNGTLREDDNRILRPWQSSETRSITNTTVCTKCGGAGHIASDCKFQRPGDPQSAQDKARMDKEYLSLMAELGEAPVPASVGSTSGPATTPLASAPRPAAPANNPPPPSLMSTTQSRPPWMNSGPSESRPYHGMHGGGPGGPGGGPHSFPHPLPSLTGGHGGHPMQHNPNGPPPPWMQPPPPPMNQGPHPPGHHGPPPMVPGKYACGLWGLSPASRKRYDAAATYGHDAAAAAASQWAASAPSLWSSSPMAAAAAAASATPSAQQQYGFQYPLAMAAKIPPRGGDGPSHESEDFPRPLVTLPGRQPQQRPWWTGWFGKAA; from the exons ATGGCGACCGGAGCGAACGCTACGCCGCTGG ACTTCCCCAGTAAGAAGCGGAAGAGGAGCCGCTGGAATCAAGACACAATGGAACAGAAGACGGTGATTCCAGGAATGCCTACAGTCATCCCCCCTGGACTTACTCGGGAACAAGAAAGAGCTTATATAG TGCAACTGCAGATAGAAGACCTGACTCGTAAACTGCGCACAGGAGACCTGGGCATCCCCCCTAACCCTGAGGACAG GTCCCCTTCCCCTGAGCCCATCTACAATAGTGAGGGGAAGAGGCTTAACACTCGCGAGTTCCGCACCCGCAAGAAACTTGAGGAGGAACGGCATAATCTCATCACGGAAATGGTTGCCCTCAACCCTGATTTCAAGCCTCCTGCAGATTACAA acCTCCAGCAACACGTGTGAGTGATAAAGTCATGATCCCACAAGATGAGTATCCAGAAATCAATTTTGTGGGGCTGCTGATTGGGCCAAG AGGGAACACCTTGAAGAACATAGAGAAGGAGTGTAATGCCAAGATCATGATCCGGGGGAAAGGTTCtgtgaaagaaggaaaagttGGGCGCAAAGATGGCCAGATGCTGCCGGGAGAAGATGAGCCACTTCATGCCCTGGTCACTGCCAATACCATGGAGAATGTGAAGAAAGCAGTAGAACAG ATAAGAAACATTCTGAAGCAGGGTATCGAGACTCCTGAGGACCAGAATGACCTACGGAAGATGCAACTTCGAGAGTTGGCTCGCTTGAATGGGACCCTTCGGGAAGATGATAACAG GATCTTAAGACCCTGGCAGAGCTCTGAGACCCGCAGCATTACCAATACCACAGTGTGTACCAAGTGTGGAGGGGCTGGCCACATTGCTTCCGATTGCAAGTTCCAAAG GCCTGGTGACCCCCAGTCAGCTCAGGATAAAGCACGGATGGATAAAGAATACTTGTCCCTCATGGCTGAACTGGGGGAGGCACCTGTGCCCGCATCTGTGGGCTCCACGTCTGGGCCTGCCACCACACCACTGGCCAGTGCACCTCGGCCTGCTGCTCCCGCCAACAACCCACCTCCGCCG TCTCTCATGTCCACTACCCAGAGCCGCCCACCCTGGATGAATTCCGGCCCGTCGGAGAGTCGACCCTACCATGGCATGCACGGAGGTGGCCCTGGTGGGCCCGGAGGTGGTCCCCACAGCTTCCCACACCCGCTGCCCAGCCTCACAGGTGGGCATGGTGGACATCCCATGCAGCACAACCCTAATGGACCCCCGCCCCCCTGGATGCAGCCCCCACCACCACCGATGAACCAGGGCCCCCACCCACCTGGGCACCATGGCCCTCCTCCAATGG TACCTGGGAAGTACGCCTGTGGGCTCTGGGGTCTATCGCCTGCATCAAGGAAAAG GTATGATGCCGCCGCCACCTATGGGCATgatgccgccgccgccgccgcctcccagTGGGCAGCCTCCGCCCCCTCCCTCTGGTCCTCTTCCCccatggcagcagcagcagcagcagcctccgcCACCCCCTCCGCCCAGCAGCAGTATGGCTTCCAGTACCCCCTTGCCATGGCAGCAAA GATCCCTCCCCGCGGCGGCGATGGCCCGAGCCATGAGAGTGAGGACTTTCCGCGCCCATTGGTGACCCTTCCAGGCAGACAGCCTCAGCAGCGCCCCTGGTGGACAGGATGGTTCGGCAAAGCAGCCTGA
- the SF1 gene encoding splicing factor 1 isoform X12, producing MATGANATPLGKLGPPGLPPLPGPKGGFEPGPPTAPGPGAGLLVSGPLPPPPVGSVGALTAAFPFAALPPPPPPPPPPPPPQQPPPPPPPPSSGSSYSPPQPPPPPPLYQRVSPPQPPPPQPPRQDQQPGPTGGGGDFPSKKRKRSRWNQDTMEQKTVIPGMPTVIPPGLTREQERAYIVQLQIEDLTRKLRTGDLGIPPNPEDRSPSPEPIYNSEGKRLNTREFRTRKKLEEERHNLITEMVALNPDFKPPADYKPPATRVSDKVMIPQDEYPEINFVGLLIGPRGNTLKNIEKECNAKIMIRGKGSVKEGKVGRKDGQMLPGEDEPLHALVTANTMENVKKAVEQIRNILKQGIETPEDQNDLRKMQLRELARLNGTLREDDNRILRPWQSSETRSITNTTVCTKCGGAGHIASDCKFQRPGDPQSAQDKARMDKEYLSLMAELGEAPVPASVGSTSGPATTPLASAPRPAAPANNPPPPSRPPWMNSGPSESRPYHGMHGGGPGGPGGGPHSFPHPLPSLTGGHGGHPMQHNPNGPPPPWMQPPPPPMNQGPHPPGHHGPPPMGKSVPGKYACGLWGLSPASRKRYDAAATYGHDAAAAAASQWAASAPSLWSSSPMAAAAAAASATPSAQQQYGFQYPLAMAAKIPPRGGDGPSHESEDFPRPLVTLPGRQPQQRPWWTGWFGKAA from the exons ATGGCGACCGGAGCGAACGCTACGCCGCTGGGTAAGCTGGgccccccaggcctccctcccctccctggccccAAAGGGGGCTTCGAGCCGGGACCACCGACTGCCCCCGGGCCTGGGGCGGGGCTGCTGGTGTCCGGGCCGCTGCCGCCCCCGCCCGTGGGCTCGGTGGGGGCCCTGACCGCGGCCTTCCCCTTTGCGGCgctaccgccgccgccgccgccgccgccgccccccccgcctccccagcagccgccgccgccgccaccgcccccCTCCTCGGGCTCCTCGTACTCGCCGCCGCAGCCGCCCCCTCCGCCGCCGCTCTACCAGCGCGTGTCGCCACCACAGCCACCGCCACCCCAGCCGCCGCGTCAGGACCAGCAGCCGGGCCCGACCGGCGGCGGAGGAG ACTTCCCCAGTAAGAAGCGGAAGAGGAGCCGCTGGAATCAAGACACAATGGAACAGAAGACGGTGATTCCAGGAATGCCTACAGTCATCCCCCCTGGACTTACTCGGGAACAAGAAAGAGCTTATATAG TGCAACTGCAGATAGAAGACCTGACTCGTAAACTGCGCACAGGAGACCTGGGCATCCCCCCTAACCCTGAGGACAG GTCCCCTTCCCCTGAGCCCATCTACAATAGTGAGGGGAAGAGGCTTAACACTCGCGAGTTCCGCACCCGCAAGAAACTTGAGGAGGAACGGCATAATCTCATCACGGAAATGGTTGCCCTCAACCCTGATTTCAAGCCTCCTGCAGATTACAA acCTCCAGCAACACGTGTGAGTGATAAAGTCATGATCCCACAAGATGAGTATCCAGAAATCAATTTTGTGGGGCTGCTGATTGGGCCAAG AGGGAACACCTTGAAGAACATAGAGAAGGAGTGTAATGCCAAGATCATGATCCGGGGGAAAGGTTCtgtgaaagaaggaaaagttGGGCGCAAAGATGGCCAGATGCTGCCGGGAGAAGATGAGCCACTTCATGCCCTGGTCACTGCCAATACCATGGAGAATGTGAAGAAAGCAGTAGAACAG ATAAGAAACATTCTGAAGCAGGGTATCGAGACTCCTGAGGACCAGAATGACCTACGGAAGATGCAACTTCGAGAGTTGGCTCGCTTGAATGGGACCCTTCGGGAAGATGATAACAG GATCTTAAGACCCTGGCAGAGCTCTGAGACCCGCAGCATTACCAATACCACAGTGTGTACCAAGTGTGGAGGGGCTGGCCACATTGCTTCCGATTGCAAGTTCCAAAG GCCTGGTGACCCCCAGTCAGCTCAGGATAAAGCACGGATGGATAAAGAATACTTGTCCCTCATGGCTGAACTGGGGGAGGCACCTGTGCCCGCATCTGTGGGCTCCACGTCTGGGCCTGCCACCACACCACTGGCCAGTGCACCTCGGCCTGCTGCTCCCGCCAACAACCCACCTCCGCCG AGCCGCCCACCCTGGATGAATTCCGGCCCGTCGGAGAGTCGACCCTACCATGGCATGCACGGAGGTGGCCCTGGTGGGCCCGGAGGTGGTCCCCACAGCTTCCCACACCCGCTGCCCAGCCTCACAGGTGGGCATGGTGGACATCCCATGCAGCACAACCCTAATGGACCCCCGCCCCCCTGGATGCAGCCCCCACCACCACCGATGAACCAGGGCCCCCACCCACCTGGGCACCATGGCCCTCCTCCAATGGGTAA ATCAGTACCTGGGAAGTACGCCTGTGGGCTCTGGGGTCTATCGCCTGCATCAAGGAAAAG GTATGATGCCGCCGCCACCTATGGGCATgatgccgccgccgccgccgcctcccagTGGGCAGCCTCCGCCCCCTCCCTCTGGTCCTCTTCCCccatggcagcagcagcagcagcagcctccgcCACCCCCTCCGCCCAGCAGCAGTATGGCTTCCAGTACCCCCTTGCCATGGCAGCAAA GATCCCTCCCCGCGGCGGCGATGGCCCGAGCCATGAGAGTGAGGACTTTCCGCGCCCATTGGTGACCCTTCCAGGCAGACAGCCTCAGCAGCGCCCCTGGTGGACAGGATGGTTCGGCAAAGCAGCCTGA